The following nucleotide sequence is from Deinococcus proteolyticus MRP.
TGGAGGCACGCGGCGTGGTGGGCTTCTGGCCCGCCGAGCGGCGCGGCGACGACGTACAGCTGTTTACCGACGATACCCGCCGCGAAGAAGGGGCCACCCTGCACACCCTGCGGCAGCAGGGGCAGCAGCGTGAGGGCCGCCCCAACCGCGCCCTGGCCGATTTCGTGGCGCCGTCGGGCGACTACATCGGTGGGTTCGCGGTGGGTATTCACGGCGCCGAGGAAATCATCGCCGGGCATAAGGCCCGCCACGACGACTACGCCGCGATCATGACCGGGCTGCTGGCCGACCGCTTGGCCGAAGCCTTCGCCGAGGCGCTGCACCGGCAAGTGCGCCGCGAGCTGTGGGGCTACGCTCCGGACGAGGAGCTGAGCAACGACGACCTGATTCGCGAGCGTTATCAGGGCATTCGCCCGGCGCCCGGCTACCCGGCCTGCCCCGACCACACCGAGAAAGGCACCCTGTTCCGCCTGCTGAACGCCCGTGAACTGGCCGGATTGGACCTCACCGAAAGTTACGCCATGACCCCGCCCTCGGCCGTATCGGGCCTGTATTTCGCACACCCGGACAGCGGTTATTTCGGGGTGGGCAAGCTGGGCACCGACCAAGTGGAGGACTACGCCGCCCGCAAAGGCTGGAGCGTGGCAGAAGCCCAGCGCTGGTTGCGGCCCAACCTGGCGGAGTAGGGCCGGGGAGCCAGCAACCTGACAGAGCAGGAGCCTGCCGGAGCAGCTGCTACAGTAATTCCCCATGACGCAGCGGGCACAACAGGGAAAAACATGGGGCGCGGTGATGCTGATTGCCGGAACGACGTTGGGAGCGGGGATGCTGGCCATGCCGCTCACCACGTCCAGGGCCGGCTTCGGCCTTACGGCGCTGGGGCTGGTGGCGGTCTGGGGACTGACCTATTACACCGCGCTGATGTTTCTGGAGGTCTACCGCTACCACTCGCCCCAAGAAGGCTTTTCGACTCTGGCGGACCAGGCCCACGGCAAGCCGGCGCGGTTTGCCGTCACGGCCGCTATTTTGCTGTACATGTACGGCCTGATGGCCGCCTACACCAATGAGGGCGGCAACCTGCTGTCGCGGCTGCTGGGCCTGGGCCATACGCCGGGCGTGCTGGTCTACACAGTCTTGTTCGGCCTGGTGGTCAAGCAGGGTGTGCGCGGGGTGGACGGCGTGAACCGCTGGCTGTTCCCGGTGCAGCTGCTGGTGTTCGGCGGGCTGCTGGCGCTGATGCTGCCCCGGGTCAGCCTGGGCCACCTGAGCGCCCCGCCGCAGGAGCTGGGGCTGACGCTGTCTATCCTGCCAGTGTTCGTGACCGCCTACAGCTTTCATGTGGTGCTGCCGTCCATCGCGGAGTTCCTGGACAACGACCCGGCCGAGCTGCGCCGCGCCGTGCTGTGGGGCACCGGCATTCCCCTGGCCGCCTACCTGGTGTGGCAGCTGGCCATCCACGGGCTGATTCCGCAGGCCCAGCTGAGCGGCCTGACCTCGCTGGGCGAGCTGAGCGATCTGGTCACGGCGGCCACCGGCAACCGCTTGCTGGGCGGCGGCATGGACCTTTTCGCCGGACTGGCACTCACCACGTCGTTTCTGGGAATCGGCCTTTCGCTGACCGACAGCCTGCGCGACAGCTTTCCGGGTATCGCCCGCCGGGGGGACCGGCGCGGCTGGCCCATCATGCTGCTGACGCTGGTGCCGCCGGTCCTGGTCACGCTGCTGGTACCGGGCGCCTTTGTGGTGCTGCTGTCCTACAGCGGGTTGATGGCGGTCATTTACAGCATTCTGCTGCCGTTCGTCCTGGTCCGGCACGCCCGGAGGCAGGGGCAGGACATCCAGCTCCCGGGCGGACCGGCCCTGCTTTGGCTGGTCCCCCTGGTAGGCATCCTGCTGCTGCTGGTCCCGCTGCTGATGGGGCTGGACCTGCTGCCGAAAGTCAGCGGCTGAAAGCGGCTGAGGCGGCGACCTAACGCAGCGCCGCCTCCAGTTCCGGTAGGCTCAGGCCGGCAGTGGGGGCGTCCAGCACGGTTTCCCCCCCGCGCAGGGCCATGACCCGCTCGCCCAGGGCCAGTGCTTCTTCGAGGTGGTGGGTCACGAACACCACCGTGACGCCCCGCTGCCGCCAGATGTCCAGCAGTTCGGCACTCAGGCGCTCGCGGGTCGCCACGTCCAGCGCGCTGAAAGGCTCGTCAAGCAGCAGGACGCCGGGACGGGTCGCCAGGGCACGGGCCAAGCTGACCCGCTGGCGCTGGCCGCCGCTCAGTTCGTGGATACGGCGCCCGCCCAGGTCCGGCAGTCCCACCAGCGCCAGGCTGTCCTGCACCCGGCGGTCCTGCTCGGCGCGTGGCAGTCCGCGCAGCCCGAACCGCACGTTGCCGCCCACTGTCAGCCAGGGAAACAGCGCCGCTTCCTGCTGCACCAGCGTCAGCCGGGGGTGGGGTCCGCGCAGCAGCGTGCCGTCCAGCCGAATCTCGCCCTGCTGAGGCGACAGGAACCCGGCCAGCAGCCCCAGCAGGGTGCTTTTGCCGCTGCCCGAAGGCCCCACCACACTCAGGAACTCGCCCGGCACCACCCGGAAGTTCAGCGGTCCGGCGCCGCTGCTGGCCGTTGCCTGACCAGTGCGGTAACGGTAAGCGACCTCCTGCAAGCTCAGCTCAGCGCCGTCCTGCGTAGAGCCGGGGAACAGCACAGGTTTGGGGCGGGTCATGCGTTCACCTCCAGGCCATAATCGCGCCGCACGCGGGCCTCTGTCCGGCGCAGCAGGGCATCGAACAGCCCCCCAATCAGGCCGATAATCAGGATGGTGGCCAGCACCAGCGCCACGTTGGCGGTGTTGCGGCCCACTTCCAGCTGTTCGCCCAGGCTGCCGGCCCCGGCAATCAGCAGCTCACCGCCAATCAGGGCACGCCAGGCGAAACTCCAGGCGGTACGCAGACCGCCGAGGACACTGGGCAACGCTGCCGGCAGCAACACCCGCAGGGTCAGCGCCGGTCCGCTGGCGCCCAGAGTCCGTCCCGCCACCCGCAGCGCCGGAGGCACATTCAGCAGGGCGCCCGACACAGCCAGCGCCACCGGAATCAGGGCTTCCAGAATCACCACCGCCAGTACCGCCCGCTCGTTCAGCCCGAAAAACAGGATGGCAAACGGCACGAAGGCGATGCTGGGCACGCTCTGAATACCGGTCAGATACGCACCCAGCGTGGCCCGCAGCGGCGCCCAGATGCCCATCAGCACGCCCAGGCCGCCGCCCACCAGCAGGGCCAGCGCGTAGCCGGTCAGCACCCGCCGCAGGCTGCCCAGCACCGAAATCATTAGCTTGCCGTCCTGCGGGCCGGTGCCCCACAGCCCATAGCTGATTTCGGCCCACACGGCACTGGGGCTGGGAAACACGTAAGGCGGGTACAGCCGCAGCCCATCGGTCACCAACCACCACGTGCCCAGCAGCAGCAGCAGTCCGCCCAGCTGCCAGGCGAGAGTACGGCTCAGGACGGCCCGGCGGCCGGCCGGGTGAGCAGCGCCGGGACGGGAGGAGTCAGCAGGAGATATGGGTTCAGTCATGGACACGTCCGGGGAAAGGGGAAAAAAGGGAAAGGGTGAAGATATGGCTTGCAGTGATAATAGATATAGTGCTAAACCATACCCCATCCCCGGCCCGCTGTACAGTGGCGGCCTTCCGGGTTCCGTGTCCACTTCACCCGAGTTCTCCGACCCGACCAGGAGGTTTCCCATGACCGATGCCCCATTCCGCTTCCGCGCCCCACTGAGTCCCCCACGCCTCGCACTGGGCCTCCTCCTGACGGCTCTGCTGGCCGCCTGCTCACCGCAGGGCGGGAACAGCGCCGCCTCCGGCACTGGCACTTCCGGCACTGGGACTGCCAGCACTTCTGGCACCTCCAGCATGGCCCAGACCGGGCAAACGGGCCAGGCGGGAGCGGAAGCCACCGCCCCCGAGCTGCGCCTGGGGCTGTTTCCCAACGTGACCCACGCCGCCGGCCTGGTGGGCGTGGACCAGGGCCTCTTTACCAAGAGCCTGGGCAACACGGCCCTGAAGGTGAGCCACTTCGCCAACGGGTCGCAAATCAACGAGGCGTTCGCCGCCGGCACGCTGGACGCGGCCTACGTGGGGCCGGGCCCGGCCATGAACGCCTTTATGCAGGGAGTGCCGCTCAAGATTTACGCCGGCGCAGCCAACGCAGGCGCCGTGCTGGTGGTTCAGCCGGACAGCGGAGCGCAGTCGGTGGCCGACCTGGCGGGCAAAAAGGTCGCCGTGCCTACCCGTGGCTCCACCCAGGACATCAGCCTGCGGCACCTGCTGCACGAGAACGGCCTGAAGACGGCCGACGAGGGCGGCGACGTGACGGTGGTGCCCATCAACCCTGCCGACATGCCTGCCGCGTTTGCAAGCGGGCAGGTTGAAGCGGCGCTGGTGCAGGAGCCCTGGGGCGCCGTGCTGGAAAATCAGGGGGCCCGGCTGCTGGTGGACGAGAAAGGCATCTGGGCGGGCGGCGACTACACCACCACCGTACTGGTCGTCAACCGTGAGTACGCCGAGCAGTACCCCGGCACCCTGCGGGCCCTGCTGGGGGCCCACCGGCAGGCGGTCGCGTTCGTGCAGGACCAGCCGGACGAAGCCCGCGCCGCCGTGACCCGGCAGCTGGAGGAAATGACCGGCAAGCGCCCCAGCGACGCGGAACTGCAAAAGGCCCTCAGCCGCACGCAGGTGACCTGGGACATCAACGCAGACACCCTGGCCGAGTACGCCGCGCTGAATCAGGAAGCCGGCTTCTCACGGCAGGCGCCGGACCTGGGTGAGCTGCTGGACCTGAGTGTGGTCCGCAGCCTGAACGAGTAAACCGAAAGCGCACCCTGGGGGCAGGCCGTGGAATCCATCCTTACGGCCTGCCCCGGGGTGCTTAGTGGCGGCGCTTGTGCCAGCTGCGGCGCAGAGCCAATCTCAGCTCCCGCAGCGCCGGGCCGTAGTGACGGTTGATGACCTCGGCCAGGAAGCGGGCGAGCGGCGGGTTGGCGGTCAGGCCAGGGTTCATGTTCATGGCCCGCAGCGGCAGTTGGCGCAGGTTATGCGCCGAATTCATGCTGGCCCCGGTATCGCCTACCAGGTCGCGCTGATGCCACACCAGCACCCGGAACAGCCCACTGGCGAGCGGATGTTCCTGCATGGCGTCCAGCGGGGTGTTGGCGGTATAGCTGCCGGTGCGGTAATCGCGGTTGTCCGGGAGTGGGCGGCCGTACAGCGCCTGGAAATCGGAGCGGCTGACCCGCAGCGGAAAGCTGAGCCGGCGGTAACTGGCAGGGAGGGTGCCGCCGCCAGGCTCCTGCTCGTACCTGAGGGTTTCGCCAGCCACCTGCACGCGGTACTGCACCCGGATATCCCGCGACGAGGCACCGATGCGCACCTGCCACT
It contains:
- a CDS encoding ABC transporter permease, with the protein product MTEPISPADSSRPGAAHPAGRRAVLSRTLAWQLGGLLLLLGTWWLVTDGLRLYPPYVFPSPSAVWAEISYGLWGTGPQDGKLMISVLGSLRRVLTGYALALLVGGGLGVLMGIWAPLRATLGAYLTGIQSVPSIAFVPFAILFFGLNERAVLAVVILEALIPVALAVSGALLNVPPALRVAGRTLGASGPALTLRVLLPAALPSVLGGLRTAWSFAWRALIGGELLIAGAGSLGEQLEVGRNTANVALVLATILIIGLIGGLFDALLRRTEARVRRDYGLEVNA
- a CDS encoding ABC transporter ATP-binding protein, translated to MTRPKPVLFPGSTQDGAELSLQEVAYRYRTGQATASSGAGPLNFRVVPGEFLSVVGPSGSGKSTLLGLLAGFLSPQQGEIRLDGTLLRGPHPRLTLVQQEAALFPWLTVGGNVRFGLRGLPRAEQDRRVQDSLALVGLPDLGGRRIHELSGGQRQRVSLARALATRPGVLLLDEPFSALDVATRERLSAELLDIWRQRGVTVVFVTHHLEEALALGERVMALRGGETVLDAPTAGLSLPELEAALR
- a CDS encoding ABC transporter substrate-binding protein, with translation MTDAPFRFRAPLSPPRLALGLLLTALLAACSPQGGNSAASGTGTSGTGTASTSGTSSMAQTGQTGQAGAEATAPELRLGLFPNVTHAAGLVGVDQGLFTKSLGNTALKVSHFANGSQINEAFAAGTLDAAYVGPGPAMNAFMQGVPLKIYAGAANAGAVLVVQPDSGAQSVADLAGKKVAVPTRGSTQDISLRHLLHENGLKTADEGGDVTVVPINPADMPAAFASGQVEAALVQEPWGAVLENQGARLLVDEKGIWAGGDYTTTVLVVNREYAEQYPGTLRALLGAHRQAVAFVQDQPDEARAAVTRQLEEMTGKRPSDAELQKALSRTQVTWDINADTLAEYAALNQEAGFSRQAPDLGELLDLSVVRSLNE
- a CDS encoding amino acid permease; this translates as MTQRAQQGKTWGAVMLIAGTTLGAGMLAMPLTTSRAGFGLTALGLVAVWGLTYYTALMFLEVYRYHSPQEGFSTLADQAHGKPARFAVTAAILLYMYGLMAAYTNEGGNLLSRLLGLGHTPGVLVYTVLFGLVVKQGVRGVDGVNRWLFPVQLLVFGGLLALMLPRVSLGHLSAPPQELGLTLSILPVFVTAYSFHVVLPSIAEFLDNDPAELRRAVLWGTGIPLAAYLVWQLAIHGLIPQAQLSGLTSLGELSDLVTAATGNRLLGGGMDLFAGLALTTSFLGIGLSLTDSLRDSFPGIARRGDRRGWPIMLLTLVPPVLVTLLVPGAFVVLLSYSGLMAVIYSILLPFVLVRHARRQGQDIQLPGGPALLWLVPLVGILLLLVPLLMGLDLLPKVSG